Part of the Geodermatophilus obscurus DSM 43160 genome is shown below.
TACCGCACCCCTGACGCTGCCCCACGCCTCGCCCGCGAGGGTGCGACCGGCGCCGGGCCCTCCGGGGACCGCCCGACCTACGACCGCCCGCCGGCGACGACTCCCCAGACCGAGGGTCCGCCTCCCGAACCACCGACCACCGAACTCCAGGAGGTACCCCGATGACCGCCTCGACCGAGGCGCGGGAGACCGCACTGCTGGCCGCCCAGGCCGCCGCGGACAAGCTGGCGACCAACGTCGCGATCGTCGACGTCAGCGAGCGGCTGGCCATCACCGACGCCTTCGTGCTCGCCTCGGCGCCCAACGAGCGCCAGGTGCAGGCCATCGTCGACGAGGTCGAGGAGCGCCTCCGCCAGCACGGCGTCAAGCCGGTGCGCCGGGAGGGCGTGGCCGAGGCGCGCTGGGTGCTGCTGGACTTCGTGGACGTCGTCGTCCACGTGCAGCACGCCGAGGAGCGCGCGTACTACGCGCTGGAGCGGCTGTGGAAGGACTGCCCGACGATCCCCTTCGTCGACAGCGCGGCACCGTCCGCTGCGACGCAGCCCGAGGGGACGCGGTCCGACGGGACGGCTCCCGCGAGCACCGCGACGCTGTCGGCTGACGACGTCGACCCGGCCAGCGCCGACCCGATGCCCCTGCGGCCCGGGCCCGCGGACGACTCCCCGGTGGGCGGTGCCCCGGCGGACGGTGGGCCGCCGGAGGACGGCCCGGCCGCGCCGGAGGCGACCGGCAGGTGAGCGACGTCCCGGCACTGCCGGTCCCGCGGCTGGTGCTCTGGCGGCACGGGCGCACCGAGTGGAACGCCGCGGGGCGCTTCCAGGGCCAGTTGGACCCGCCGCTGGACGAGGTGGGCCGCCGTCAGGCGCGGCGTGCTGCCCCGCACCTGGCCGCGCCGCTGCCCGAGGGCACCCTGGTGGTCTCCAGCGACCTCGGGCGGGCCGCCGAGACCGCGGTCGCGCTCACCGACGTGCTCGGTGTGCCGCTGCGGCTGGACCCCCGCCTGCGCGAGGTCGACATGGGCTCGTGGGAGGGGCTCACCCGGCAGGAGGTCGCCGAGCGCCATCCCGAGCAGTACGCCGACTGGCTGGCCGGCCGGCCCATCACCGGGCGCGGCGGGGAGGACTCCGCCGACGTACCCGCACGGGCCCTGGCCGCGCTGCGCGACCTCCCCGAGGCGCCGGCGGCCGTCGTCGTGACCCACGGCGGCACCTCAGCACGCCTGATCGAGGCCCTGCTCGGACTGGGCCCCGAGCACCGCCGCGTCTTCGGCCCCCTGGCGAACTGTGCGTGGAGCGAGCTGGCCGAGCAGAGCGGCCGGTGGCGGCTGCTGCGGCACAACACCTCCGCACCCGACCTGCCCGACGGTCCCGTCCCTCCGCCACAGCCGGGCACGCGTCGCCCGGACGCCGGCGCCAGCCCCGAGGAAGGCGCGCCGCGTCACACGCAGGACGCCGACGCCCTGTAAACCCCGCCGTGGCCGCTCGGCCGCGGCAGGGCGCGGGCTAGCCTCGCCGGATGCCCGTCGCCGTGGTCACCGACTCCTCGGCGTACCTGCCCGCCCGGCTGCTGGAGCAGTACGCGGTCGAGGTCGTCCCGCTCTACGTGGTCCTGGCCGGGCACTCCGGCCGCGAGGGGGACGACATCGGGCCGGCGGACGTCGCCCGGGCGCTCGGCACGCGCGGGCAGCGCGTCTCGACCTCCCGGCCGACCCCCGGCGACTTCGTCGCCGCCTACCGCCGGCGGCTGGACGCCGGGGCCGACCACATCGTCTCGGTGCACCTGTCCGCGGAGCTCTCCGGCACGGTGGACGCGGCCCGGCTGGCTGCCGCCCAGGTCGGCGAGCACATCGTCACGGTCGTCGACTCGCGCTCCGCAGCGATGGGCAACGGGTTCGCCGTGCTCGCCGCGGCCCGGGCGGCGGCGCGCGGGGAGGACACGGCGACCGTGGCCGCGGCCGCCCGGGACACCGCCGCCGCCACCCGCACGCTCTTCGTCGTGGACACCCTGGAGCACCTCCGCCGGGGCGGCCGCATCGGGCACGCCGCCTCGATGATCGGCACCGCACTGTCGGTCAAGCCGGTCCTGCACGTCGCCGACGGCCGGGTGGTGCCGCTGGAGAAGGTGCGGACGACGGCCCGGGCCCTCGTCCGCCTGGTCCAGCGCGGGGTGGAGGCCGCGGCCGGCCGGCCGGTCATGGTCGCCGTCCACCACCTGGCCGCACCCGAGCGGGCCGAGCGGCTGGCCGCCGACCTCGAGGAGCGGCTGCCCGGCCTGCGCGAGCTCTACGTCAGCGAGCTCGGCGCGGCGATCGGCGCCCACGTCGGCCCGGGCGCCGTGGGCCTCGTCGTGGCCCCGGCCGCGACGGCGCCCGCGCAGGACCACCCGCAGCAGACGGCGCACCGGTAGCCGGTGGCCTTCGGCTCTGTCCTGCCCCGAGCGCCCGCCAGTGGCTTCGGCCGCCTCAGGGCGACGAGGGGGGAGACACGAGCGATGGCGGACCGGCGGCCGGGGTGGCGGCGGACTGGGCCCAGGCCTACCTGGACGCGTGGAACGCGCACGACAGCGCGGCGGTGACCTCGTTTTGGGCCGACGACGGGGTGTACCCGGACTTCGCGCTCGGCGAGCGGGTCGAGGGTGCGGCCGCCGTCCGCGCCTTCGTGGACGCCATGGAGACAGGCTTCTCCTCCGACTACCGGTTCGAGCCGGGCACCGTCGTCGGGGACGGCGAGGGCTACGCGCTGGAGTGGACGATGGTCGGGACCAACGACCGGGCCGATCACGAGCACGGCCTGCCGGCCACCGGGCGCTCCTACCGGGTGCCCGGCGTCTCGGTCGGCCGGGTGCGCGACGGCCGGATCGTGGAGAACCGGGACTACTGGAACCTCGCCGACTACCTCCAGCAGGTGGGCCTCATGCCGAGCCCCGAGGACGCAGTCACGACCGGCGGGTGACGACCGCCTGCTCGGCCGCTCGAGCGCTCGGTGGCGCGCACGTGACGACGTCCT
Proteins encoded:
- the rsfS gene encoding ribosome silencing factor produces the protein MTASTEARETALLAAQAAADKLATNVAIVDVSERLAITDAFVLASAPNERQVQAIVDEVEERLRQHGVKPVRREGVAEARWVLLDFVDVVVHVQHAEERAYYALERLWKDCPTIPFVDSAAPSAATQPEGTRSDGTAPASTATLSADDVDPASADPMPLRPGPADDSPVGGAPADGGPPEDGPAAPEATGR
- a CDS encoding histidine phosphatase family protein, translated to MSDVPALPVPRLVLWRHGRTEWNAAGRFQGQLDPPLDEVGRRQARRAAPHLAAPLPEGTLVVSSDLGRAAETAVALTDVLGVPLRLDPRLREVDMGSWEGLTRQEVAERHPEQYADWLAGRPITGRGGEDSADVPARALAALRDLPEAPAAVVVTHGGTSARLIEALLGLGPEHRRVFGPLANCAWSELAEQSGRWRLLRHNTSAPDLPDGPVPPPQPGTRRPDAGASPEEGAPRHTQDADAL
- a CDS encoding DegV family protein; the protein is MPVAVVTDSSAYLPARLLEQYAVEVVPLYVVLAGHSGREGDDIGPADVARALGTRGQRVSTSRPTPGDFVAAYRRRLDAGADHIVSVHLSAELSGTVDAARLAAAQVGEHIVTVVDSRSAAMGNGFAVLAAARAAARGEDTATVAAAARDTAAATRTLFVVDTLEHLRRGGRIGHAASMIGTALSVKPVLHVADGRVVPLEKVRTTARALVRLVQRGVEAAAGRPVMVAVHHLAAPERAERLAADLEERLPGLRELYVSELGAAIGAHVGPGAVGLVVAPAATAPAQDHPQQTAHR
- a CDS encoding nuclear transport factor 2 family protein, with translation MAADWAQAYLDAWNAHDSAAVTSFWADDGVYPDFALGERVEGAAAVRAFVDAMETGFSSDYRFEPGTVVGDGEGYALEWTMVGTNDRADHEHGLPATGRSYRVPGVSVGRVRDGRIVENRDYWNLADYLQQVGLMPSPEDAVTTGG